Proteins from a genomic interval of Brachybacterium vulturis:
- a CDS encoding NUDIX domain-containing protein: MAVKALIIRDRQVLMNRYVHPAGHEMFELPGGGQEHGEDQPAALIRECREETGAQVEVHQVACLFEFMTARSIRDDSAIAPFHQVNVAYWCGLAEGEEPGEGTDPDRRQAGTAWLPLESLGDYDVQPPALARWLESDPSDRPLSLGVSRG; encoded by the coding sequence GTGGCCGTGAAGGCCCTCATCATCCGCGACCGACAGGTGCTCATGAACCGCTACGTGCACCCCGCCGGCCACGAGATGTTCGAACTGCCCGGCGGCGGCCAGGAGCACGGCGAGGACCAGCCGGCAGCCCTGATCCGGGAATGCCGGGAGGAGACCGGCGCCCAGGTCGAGGTCCACCAGGTCGCCTGCCTGTTCGAGTTCATGACCGCGCGGAGCATCCGCGATGACTCCGCGATCGCTCCCTTCCACCAGGTCAACGTGGCCTACTGGTGCGGTCTGGCCGAGGGGGAGGAGCCGGGAGAGGGCACCGATCCGGACCGCAGGCAGGCCGGCACCGCGTGGCTGCCCCTGGAGAGCCTCGGCGACTACGACGTCCAGCCTCCGGCGCTCGCCCGGTGGCTCGAGTCCGATCCCAGCGATCGGCCGCTCTCCCTGGGCGTGAGCAGGGGCTGA